The following are from one region of the Staphylococcus argenteus genome:
- a CDS encoding ABC transporter permease, whose product MTRLTINKILLPIITFIIFLGIWELVIIIGHYQPVLLPSPALVGKSIWTFIVTGEIFQHLVISLWRFVAGFVVALIVAIPVGFLLGRNHWFYNAVEPLFQLIRPISPIAWAPFVVLWFGIGSLPAIAIIFIAAFFPIVFNTIKGVRDIEPQYLKIATNLNLTGWSLYRNILFPGAFKQIMAGIHMAVGTSWIFLVSGEMIGAQSGLGFLIVDARNMLNLEDVLAAIFFIGLFGFIIDRLISYIEQFILKRFGE is encoded by the coding sequence ATGACACGTCTCACAATAAATAAAATATTACTACCAATTATCACATTTATCATTTTCCTAGGCATATGGGAACTAGTTATTATCATAGGACACTACCAACCAGTATTGCTACCTAGTCCAGCGCTTGTAGGAAAAAGTATTTGGACATTCATTGTTACTGGAGAGATTTTTCAACATTTGGTTATTAGTTTATGGCGGTTTGTTGCAGGGTTTGTTGTCGCATTAATAGTTGCTATTCCAGTAGGGTTCCTACTTGGAAGAAATCACTGGTTTTACAATGCAGTAGAACCACTATTTCAGTTGATTAGACCAATATCACCGATAGCTTGGGCGCCATTTGTTGTCCTATGGTTTGGTATAGGTAGTTTGCCAGCGATAGCAATTATTTTTATAGCTGCCTTTTTCCCAATTGTTTTTAACACAATTAAAGGTGTAAGAGATATTGAACCTCAATATTTGAAAATAGCTACTAATTTAAATTTAACTGGATGGTCACTATACCGAAATATTTTATTTCCTGGGGCATTCAAACAGATCATGGCTGGTATACACATGGCCGTTGGAACAAGTTGGATATTTTTAGTTTCAGGTGAAATGATTGGAGCGCAATCAGGTCTAGGATTTTTAATTGTAGATGCACGGAACATGTTGAATTTAGAAGATGTTTTAGCAGCGATCTTCTTTATAGGTCTATTTGGTTTTATTATTGATCGTTTAATTAGTTATATTGAGCAATTTATACTGAAAAGATTTGGAGAGTAA